The following proteins are co-located in the Syngnathus scovelli strain Florida chromosome 5, RoL_Ssco_1.2, whole genome shotgun sequence genome:
- the chrnb3a gene encoding neuronal acetylcholine receptor subunit beta-3a — translation MKFALVVLWSLLKAEKVAVQAQDDFVSLAELEDALLRNLFRGYQKWVRPVQHANDTITVRFGLKISQLVDVDEKNQLMTTNVWLWQEWVDVKLKWNPDDYGGITSTRVPSETIWLPDIVLYENADGRFEGSLMTKAIVRWDGTITWTPPASYKSSCTMDVTFFPFDRQNCSMKFGSWTYDGNMVDLVLVDHYVDRKDFFDNGEWEILNATGTKGNRRDGVYWYPFITYSFILKRLPLFYTLFLIIPCLGLSFLTVLVFYLPSDEGEKLSLSTSVLVSLTVFLLVIEEIIPSSSKVIPLIGEYLLFIMIFVTFSIIVTVFVINVHHRSSATYHPMAPWVKTLFLQRLPRLLCMRGHTDRYHFSDTEISSPELKPRRGKGKKAAPGQPRGKEEENQAWLAMLEKATHSVRYISRHIRKEHFIREVVQDWKFVAQVLDRIFLWAFLTVSILGTVLIFTPALQMYFSSP, via the exons CTCAAGATGACTTTGTGTCGTTGGCCGAGTTGGAAGACGCCTTATTGAGGAACCTCTTCCGAGGTTATCAGAAGTGGGTTCGGCCTGTACAGCATGCCAATGACACCATTACGGTGCGCTTTGGACTTAAGATCTCACAACtggtggatgtg GATGAGAAGAACCAATTGATGACTACGAATGTCTGGCTTTGGCAG GAATGGGTCGATGTCAAGTTGAAGTGGAATCCAGATGATTATGGAGGTATTACATCTACCCGAGTACCTTCAGAGACTATATGGCTGCCAGACATTGTTCTGTATGAAAA TGCGGATGGTCGTTTTGAGGGTTCCCTGATGACTAAGGCCATTGTTCGGTGGGACGGGACAATAACATGGACCCCGCCTGCCAGCTACAAATCCTCTTGCACCATGGATGTCACCTTTTTCCCCTTTGACCGCCAAAACTGCTCCATGAAGTTTGGCTCCTGGACTTATGATGGAAACATGGTTGATTTGGTTCTGGTGGATCATTATGTTGACCGCAAAGACTTTTTTGACAACGGAGAGTGGGAAATACTCAATGCAACAGGAACGAAGGGAAACAGGAGGGACGGGGTGTACTGGTACCCATTTATAACTTATTCCTTCATCCTCAAGAGGTTGCCCTTGTTCTACACCCTGTTCCTCATCATCCCGTGCCTCGGTCTGTCCTTTCTTACTGTGCTGGTCTTCTATTTACCATCAGATGAAGGAGAGAAACTGTCACTTTCCACATCCGTTTTGGTGTCCCTTACTGTCTTCCTCCTGGTCATAGAAGAAATCATACCTTCATCCTCAAAG GTGATCCCTTTAATTGGAGAATACCTGCTATTTATTATGATCTTTGTCACCTTCTCCATTATTGTAACTGTTTTCGTCATTAACGTCCACCATCGCTCCTCTGCAACCTACCACCCTATGGCCCCCTGGGTGAAGACCCTTTTCCTTCAGAGACTGCCCAGGCTGCTGTGTATGCGGGGGCATACcgacag ATACCACTTCTCAGATACTGAGATAAGTAGCCCTGAGCTGAAGCCACGTCGAGGTAAAGGAAAGAAGGCGGCTCCTGGACAGCCGCGAGGCAAGGAAGAGGAGAATCAAGCCTGGCTTGCCATGCTGGAGAAGGCCACACATTCTGTTCGTTACATCAGTCGTCACATCAGAAAGGAACACTTTATCCGTGAG GTTGTGCAAGACTGGAAGTTTGTGGCTCAGGTGCTGGATAGGATTTTCCTGTGGGCCTTTCTCACTGTGTCAATATTAGGCACAGTCCTCATCTTCACACCAGCTTTGCAGATGTACTTCAGCTCACCTTAA